In Mustela erminea isolate mMusErm1 chromosome 20, mMusErm1.Pri, whole genome shotgun sequence, the sequence GGTTAAAAACTATTCTTATATGAGAATACTACATATGAACTCATCTGGCAGCAGCTTCTCTGTAAGCTGCTAAGAGATGATTCAGCATTTTTCTACAAATACACTGCTAACCTAGAGTCAGGGGCCCTCAGAAATCATTTTGCCAAGTGCCTTATTACTTTTTACTTTGCCTTCAGGGCTGTTTGCTTTTGAGGCTTAAGTGGAGCAGAAAGTGGGGTTTGTGAGTTGCCTAGGGTAACAAAATCAAATCCATGACTGTTGAATTCCGTAGTTGTCTTACATTGTGTGGTCAGGGTAGTGTGGTACATGGAGAGCCTGGTTAATTTCCCACAAGTTATtctatgtaatattttttaagattttatgtattttgtgtgtgtgtgtatgtgtgtacacacttAGTGATTGATTGAGTAATCGAttgtaaactctacacccaaagtggggctccagcTTACGACCTGAGAACAGGTATGTTCTACTAACTGAGCTAGCCAAGCAAccctaatattttcttattttagagagaagcaTAAACAGATCACATTTATTACACTGGGTTTTTCTCAGTCTTTGGtaaaattagcatttattttaaatgactggTTGATGGGTATGTTGCTAATTCCAGGAACACTTTGGTCATGGACCCTGAGGCTCTCAGGCCCAATCATCAACCATACCCGAAAGCTGATGATTTAAACCAACATTTAATATATGCTACTTGCTGTGTACTTAGGCAGAGTTGGATTCTGGAGTTGATTATCAGTGGGTTGAAATGATACATAGTGCTCCCTTCCTGCCCACTAAAGCttccagtttgtttttaaaagataagtcaGTCACATAAAAAGATAACCATTATGAAACCATTATAGCCATAAAGAGCTATGACAAGGTCAAGATAGGATTTGGACCCAGGAACAGAGTTTGCAAGAAGATAGAATTGATTTTAGATGAGACTGAATCCATGacaggaaataaaatgagattattctCCAGGTACTTGGATTTTAGGAATTGGAGGTCACATATAAAGATGTAGAGATTTGGGAGTCATCAGTATATAGCTGACATTTGAAATAGTAACATTAAGTAGTTTGAAAAGGGAAAAGTGTGAGGGAATGAACCTTGGAGGTATAGGAATCACAGAAGAATCCTTGGCGGAGGAAAGAAAGTGTGTCAGTTGAAGTGAATCAcataaaacaactgaaaatgtAGAACACTTAAATTTTCGAAAAGATAGTTCTTTGGTCATATCTGCCCTCTTCTGTGGTAAGAGAGTATAAGCCTTTTCAAGATTAGTGCACATTGACTACCTACTGCACAACAAAGACAGACTCAGTAGATTCCAGAAAGTGGAAATAACACAACAGGATCTATCACAGTGCAGTACAAGGAGAAAGTaataatgaaactggaaaaaaaaagttcccttcACTGAGAAATGATTATTAAGAACCTTGGGCCAcaggagaaatacaaattaaaattacacaatttttctaggggtgcctgggtggctcagtcagttaagagtctgccttcagctaaggtcctggtcccagggtcctgggctggagccccgcattgggctcccagctcagtggagagcatgcttcaccctctctctctccccctggttgtgcttgcttgctgtctctctctccctctctctctctctgtcaaataaataaataaaatctttaaagaaaaataaattttaaaaaattacataattctCCTAGAATATAGCTTGTTTCAGAATCTATAGTACAACACAGAAGTAGATTTGAACCAATGGGAAGGAATATCATGTTGACTAggaaaatttaacattaaaacatCAGTTCTCCCCAAGTCGGTTTATGAAGTGAATGTAATCCCTTTAAAAATACcagtaggatttttttcccctggaattAGATAATCTGATCTCTAATtcaattggaaaaataaacacgaATAACCaggaaaattgaaaagaaaagcaatggaaaGGAAGGGGCTCTTAAAGGTGTTGGTACAACTCAGCCTTTTGGCGAATCATACCCTACTTTGCACACCAAGAAAAAGCCCAAGCAGATATGCTTAGGAATACAAATGAaccataaacacatgaaaagatgtccagcCCTACTCTTaattagaaatgcagattaaacTTCTACCAGGTTACCACCTTTTTTCATCTATCAGATTTCTAGAAATCAGAAACTTAACACATTGGTAGTGAGGTTGTTGGGGAAAAGGTGTAATCCTGGTGGACATGTAGAATGGGACACTCCCTATATATGGGAATCTGATTACCAGTATTAAAgcatccagcagttccacttctgtgAATCTAACCTACAGATAACAGCGTACTTTcaaaataatatgcaaatgagGTTATTCATTGTAGTACTGTTTGTGAAAACAAGATTGAAAATAATCCAAGTGTCTCTGCAGGGGGCTAGTTGAATATGATGTGTCCACACAGCAAATGCACTGGAATGTAATGAAACCATTATAGCCATAATGGTTTTCGCCATGCACTGGAATGTAATGATCAAAATAAAGCAAGTATCAGACATATACATAGTTTACTATCCTTTATATaaaaaaggggagaaaggaaaacctaTCATCtatggaagaataaaaagaaactaataaaaactGCTACCTGTCTGGGCAATGAGTAGAATGGATGGGGACAGGGACTAGAGTAAGACTTCTTagcatatatcttttcatatttagaTTTTGTAACCATATGAACTATATATTAgctactaaaaatttttttttaatcttaaaaattagtccactggggctcctgggtggctcagttagttgagcatccagttcttgatttcagctcaggtcatgacctcagtgttgtgtgagatcaagccccactttgggttccaTGCTAGTTAGGAGGTtgctgattctccctctctctgctcctttccctcccaacccccccatccctgctcatgctctctcacacgtgcacgctctctctcgaataaatgaataaaatcttgaaaaaaagagaaagaacaaaatagggAAACCTgctatcactattttttttttaaagattttatttatttatttgacagagagagatcacgagtaggcagagaggcaggcagagagagagagaggaggaagcaggctcctgctgagcagagagcctgatgcgggactcgatcccaggaccccgagatcatgacccgagccgaaggcagcggcttaacccactgagccacccaggcgcccctgctatcACTATTAATATCAACTGGATAAAGCAAAAAGATAAGAGGTTAAGAAGagtaaatattggggtgcctgagggACATATTTGGGtcgagcgtctgcctttggctcagtcatagtcccagggtccggggagggagccccacatcaggcttcctgcttggcggggagcctgcttctccctctcctccctgcttgtgctctcttgttatctctgtcactgtctctgtctctctttctcaattaaataagtaatacctttttttttaagattttatttatttgacagagagagagaaatcacaagtaggcagagaggcaggcagagagagagaggtgggggaggaagcaggctccccgtggagcggagagctggatgtggggctcgatcccaggaccctgggatcatgacctgagccgaaggcagaggctttaacccactgagccacccaggcgccccaataagtaataccttttaaaaaaaaagaataagaataaatattggGAAAGGAGGGACCCAAAATAAGGTTTATActtagaaaatctaaaagaatcaacaaaaactTCTTCAATAGTTTTAAAGTAGGTAGATAGGAATATATAACAATAGCATTCTtaacacaaaatgatggaagctgccattcagaatggctataaAATAGTAAaccacaagggcacctgggtggcttagtcgttaggcatctgccttcagctcaggtcatgatcccagggtcctggtcagtaaaagtaaagtaaaaaaagtaaaaaagtaaaaaaaaaaaaaaaagtaaagtaaaaaaaagtaaaccacaGATGTTTTACtggtaaataaagatttttaaaaattggagaaatGCAAGTCTAAATGCAAAAACTACAATCATGTAAAGATATCAGTGCCCCAAATTTATTTATACTAAAAACATTAAGagtcaaacttttaaaaaggatattcttgctgatttttACCAGTATTACACATTACAAACCATAATTTACAGTGTGATATTAAGCTCCAAATGTATTAAGAGTTAAGTATAAATATAAGTCATAAAGGAATacctagaaaatagaaaatttatcaGATTTTGATACTTTTTTATGGTTCTAAGTTGTGGATTTACAGAGGAAGACTTCAGTTAAATATTTGTATCAGTAATGATTGACACAGATTAAGATTtgtaatatgtaaaatttatttaaatttctaaaagtcTCAGCCCAATCAATTAGTAGATTTTAATACTAAAGTACAAAAAAAGCTACAATGAGAATCCATTTTACACCCATTACATGATTTTAAGTTCAATCTAATGCTGGCAAAATTAGGTAAAATTGATACCCACATGTTGATGGTAGTATTAAAATTGGTAAGCTGCTTTTGAAAGAAGTGTGGGAATCTCTGTCAAGAGCTGTGATAAGTATTGCCATTTACTTACcccagcatttctttctttcttttttttttaagatgtatttatctatttatttgatagatggagatcacaagtgggcagagaggcaggcagagaaaagtggggggaggcaggctccctgctgagcggagagcctgatgtggggctcgatctcaggaccccaggaccacgacctgagctgaaagcagaggccctaacccactgagccacccaggcagccatgATTCAGCATTACCTAAGGaagtgaatgaaaaagaaaacgcCTTTTAGTGTGAAACTGTCAAGTCCAGCAAAGATACGTATTCCATGCTGTGGTCAGCCACATATCAAAGTGGTTGATTTAACCCTTTATTTTCAGCAAGTTGCCCAGAGTTTTGGGGGTCCCTTTTCACCCTACCTTTTCatggcatacttttttttttttttaactttgttatcTAGTCTTTATAATCTGTTATTTTACACAGACTTCTTTTGGAGGTATAAATACAGAAAGTGTACAAATCATAAGTGTTCACCTTTGATTTTCacaaaatgtatacatttgtcTAATCACCATTCAAAATTACTATTCCTAGCATCCCAGAAGTCCCTCTTGTGCCCATTGCCTAATTACTATCCCCCTGCTCCCCTAAGAGACCACATTGATTCCCATCAtactttagttttattatttctggtCATCACTGTAATGCCCAAATAATCACCAGCTGAGTGAATGTGATATGCCTTAATTATTTCTggtcatttgaattgtttccagtttttcactatATAGGATATTACATACAGTATTATCGAATCCTGTAATATGATAGTATTAAATGTAGTGAAATAACTCACCTCACTGTTCAGTTACTAGCCTCCAAAAGAGTATGAGTGGTATCCTTTAATATTTATGTCCTTCATCCCTTGGTCCTTAGCTCACTGCTCTACATAGAATATAATAAGATCAATATGCACTTGTTGAGTAATTACTGCCTATTCAGAAAGCAAACATGAAATCTTTCAGTGTAGTCCcactcatttcatttaaaaaaaaagcggggggggctGTGTGCTCACATTGCATAGTAAGATTTATCAGTTATATATATCACCCACAATAAGAGCGGAAAAGGAGTGTTAATAATGATTATTTGCTAGTCTTCAGATTTCTGacactcaagattttttttttaaagatcttatttatttgtcagagagagagagagcacaagcaggctgagtggcaggcaggcagaggtggagagagaagcaggctccccgccaagcaaggagcctgatgtgagacttggtcccaggaccctgggatcacgacccgagccaaaggcagcggcgtaaccaactgagccacccaggcatccctcaagatTATTTTTTGATGAGAAATCTAACTTGTTTTTGCCTGCCTGGTGTCATATCCCTCAAAAGTTACTAAATTCTCATTGTTTCCACAGCCAATGATGTTAATCTTGAGAGTGAAGATCTTCAGAAAGAAACCATAGAGAATGAAGATCATAGAGAAGAGATTGCAGATTGTGATGAAGTAGATCGTTCTATGGtctctgaggaatctccatattgccATAAAGACAGACTAAATACATCTATTCCCaagcaaaggaaaatgagaaatcttCTAGTTACCATTGAAAATGATACTCCACTAGAGGAACTCTCAAAATATGTGGATATCAATGTGATTGCACTTACCCGAAATCGGAGAACAAGAAGATGGTACACTTGTCCACTGTGTGGGAAACAGTTTAATGAAAGTTCTTACCTTATTTCCCACCAGAGGactcacactggagaaaaaccctatGACTGTAGTCACTGTGGGAAAAGCTTCAAtcataaaacaaaccttaatAAACATGAGCGAATccatacaggagagaaaccttattCATGTTCTCAGTGTGGGAAAAACTTTCGTCAAAACTCTCATCGGAGTCGCCATGAAGGAATCCATataagggagaagatatttaagtGTCCAGAATGTGGGAAAACCTTCCCAGAGAACAAAGAATTTGTGCTTCATCTGCAGAGTCATGAGGCTGAAAGGCCATATAGTTGCAGAAAATGTGGGAGAAGATTTGGTCGGCTGTCCAACTGCACCCGGCATGAAAAAACCCACTCAGCATGTAAGACCCGAAAGCAGAAATGGGATCAAGAAAGGTCTGATGATCCTGCCTCAACCTGAAATGTTTCATAAGGAACTCTGAATTCCCTGGCTGTCAGAAAAGATGCAGAAATGGGAAAACCTCATTAAAGCCAAAATTGGATAAATACCCATCTTGGCTAAAACCtccaatttttagaaaattcacagGGAAGAAAACATCCTCAAGGGCTATACCTCAGTTAGCATCCACACTTTCCGGATAAAGGAGCTTTCTTCTGTGAACTTATACAACATTGTATAGGCCACAGTTCCCTTTCCCACAATGGCCTCGAATATGAGTCTGAAGGCCACTCACCAGCAAGGTGAGCAGTGACACAATGCGTATGGAAGTATATCATTCCCCTCCCCCTGTGTAGGAATTCatgctgcaggaaaaaaaaataatgcaaaggtCCTTATCTGGAACTGTGTTCCCCTGAAAGAACCAAACTACTGATTTGTTAAGCCAATAGCTTCTACTAGCAATTCACATAACCTCAGAATACCCTGTTAAAGCTTGAGTGTTGAAAGGGATTGTTTACTTTTGAATATAGGAAAATACAGCAATTGAATGTCAAAGACTTACTCTATCATTTTTACATGATCTAAACAATTGATCTCAGTAACATTTGCATTTTGTAGTGAAAAGTGACTTTCACAGGAATACTTTTCACAACATACTTTTAAAGTGTCTACTGTTCTTACTATGTTCCGTCCGGCTCTTGCTCAGACAGCTCTCTCTTGCCTTTCCATTGCCAAGAGAAGTTCGGATCTGGTCCCTCTGATGAGCCAAGAAGAAAACCTGCCTACAAAGGAAATCCAAGAgcctgaagaggaagaagaagacattGGCTTAGACCCATGACTGGTCAATAACCTTACCGTGTGCTTAATTCCCCTTCAGGCAGTCATCAGACCCTTGGCAATGGGTGGTCACTACCTCAtaagagtgttttatttttagcagGGGTCTCCAGTGGCTAGCTCACACTGCCCCTCAAGGAGACAAGACTCTAGTGTCTCCACTGTAGTGGATACTTTTTCTCTTTGACCTGATACCCACTTTCCTGACTTGTCTGCCCAGAGGCAAGGCCAGCGGTGCCTTCAAGGGACCGATCCTGTGGTGTGTTACTTTAACAATTCTTGatcagtttttgcttttcttttaggtTTCCTAAAGTTTtacattggtattttgatggaaaTAGGTTAATCCTATAAACTGGGGAAACTTGTTagctttataaattttgtttcccATCCAGAAACATACCTTTCCATTTACTCAAGTATTATATTCCTGAGtacatttttccaattttcttcatGTAAGTTCTATACAATTTTGTTACTGTAAATagttttttcattgtatttttctagTTGATTATTGTTCTTACATaggagttatttttaattatatatttgtgaAACTAGCCACCTCATTGATGAATGTTGTTAATTTTCAGTAATTTCTCAGTTTCTCAATTTGTGGTTCAAAATTATACCACCCACAAGtaatagttttgttcttttttgttattttttaaacatgtaggTCTAAGCTTTGTTTTGGTTCAAAGCATACTAAAAGAGGACCTTTGATGGTACAGTTCAGTCCTGAGTCCTAATTCAAACACTTAAAGGCTACACATAAAACTGTGCTTTATTAATGTTGTATTTCGAGCCTACAAAACCCTTTAAAACCAGGGACAAAACTGGCTGCCAGCCGTGTTGTTCTGTCTTGGGAAGACTGGCTGGGGTTTGGTTGGTTATCACACCTGGAAAACAAAGGCTAATTGGCTGCCAGGCAGAGACTGGAGAGGGTGGGGTCCGTGCAGAAGAGTCTTCTGTCCCCTGTGAAATGGTCTGACTACACAGTCCTCGAGGCCTGTGGGTGTGTGATACTCTGACGACACAAACTCCTTCCCCACTCCAGGAAGTGCCCTCAGTGCCCTGGGCTGTGGTGCAGATGAGGACCCGTGCAGTCAAAGGCACTGGCAAATATTGTCCCCAGGGTGGGGCCTGGGCCACCTGACTTCCCTGCACCTACCCCTTGGATCTCAGAGGGTCTGGAACAGAATGTTCCTCACTTCTGCCCTTGAGCTCAGAGCATGATGCCCAGGGTCAGCGTCCCCAAACAGGAGTGCACTGGGAAGGTGTTAGATGAATAAGTGCTCAATACGGAGCTGACAACCAGTTAACGAAAAACAGTAAGCACACAACAATGAATGCTTTTCCAATAGAGCATTGAGTCTCACTTAGAACATCTGAAGGCCCCAATAACCAAGTCCAGTAGCAACTACAAACAGAAGACAGCATCCCACAAAGATGCAGCACAAGGCCCCAGGCTATAAAAGGAAGCAACATACCAGTGGAGTTTCTTAGGGTAGGAGGCGCGGGAGGGGAGATAggaattcattaaaatcaaaTCTACCTATACAGCTCCACATTCACAAGTGCTAGGAAGGGAAGGATTCTAGGAGAGAGTTACAGGTGGATTTTCCAGAGAGGACTCTGGGCAAGTGGTCTTTAAACAGACCAGATGGGTGAGATAGAGGAGGAATGGGGGCAGCAAGGGGCTTTTCCAataagaagacatgaacacaacTTAAAGATAAACTGGAATGGCTACAAGAAGTATGAAAGAATCTTCAGGCTTACTAGTAATCtaagaattataaatttaaagaacaaaaatgtcaTTGTAGGTGTATTAaatgagctgtgtgtgtgtgtgtgtgtgtgtgtgtgtaaatgttcGGCTTGGCCAAAGGGGAATAATAGCATCCATCTAGTGtgactatgttaaaaaaaattatcactgtGTGTCCATCAATTTATGTTTTCAATACAaggaaaaatagaacattttaataCTGAAAAATCCAACCTAAATGGATAACTATGTAGAATATTATATAGCTAATAAAAAACAAGGCTTTTATCTTAATCGGCAGGGTGGGTCTCATCCCCTCttaccattctctctctttctaaaaaagcttttatttatttaagagaacacggtggggcagggggagaagcagactctgctgagcagggagcctgatacaggacgcaatcccaggaccccaggatcatgagcaagtgcttaaccgactgaaccaaccaggcacccctcttgtttCCATTCTCTCTTGAGCTCACTCCAGTTTCACCTTCAATTCCAACACTTCACTgaacatttatagaatatttcatCCAACACCAGCAGAACACGCATATTTAAGTACCTGTGAAATATCACCAAGATGGAACATTTCCGGGCCATGAAGCACaccttagcaaattttaaaaaatagaaatcatacagAATATGCTCTCAGATCACAGTGAAACTAAACTAGAAATGAACAGATAACTGGAAAACACCAAAATACTTGTGGAGATTTAAcaacacactttttttaaaagattttatttgacagagatcacaagtaggcagatgggGGGggacagtctccctgctgagcagagagcccgatgcagggctcgatcccaggaccctgagatcatgacctgagccgaaggcagatcttaacccactgagccacccaggcgccccacaacacAGTTTTAAGTAACATACAAAGAATAaacctcaagaaaatattttgggggggcctgggtggctcagtggttaagccgctgcctttggctcaggtcatgatcttagggtcctgggatcgagccccgcatcgggctctctgctcagcagggagcctgcttcctcctctctctctgcctgcttgtgatctcttaaaaaaaaaaaaaattctataaaataaaaattataaaaaaaaaaaaaatattttgaccaaAGGGAAATACAGCTTACCAAAACTTGTGGCATGCAGTGAAAGCAattcttagagggaaatttataacactggatgcatatattagaaaagaaagatctaaaatcaacaGTGTAATTTTCTACCTTGAGATCTGTAAAAGAACAGGGaattgagggcacctggatggcttggttggttgggcatctgccttctgctcaggtggtggtcccagttcctgggatagaaccccgcattgggttccctgttcactggggagcctgctgcttgtgctctcttgctctctctctctctcaaatggataaatgaaatcttaaaaagagaacaggaaatgAAATATACAAAGTGAACATAAGAAAATCCATAAAACGCGacaggaataaatgaaattaagaacaagaattcaatagagaaaaccaacaaaatcaaaagctggttctttgaaaagttcaATACAGTTGATGAACCCTCAGTGAAGCTAACTAACAAAAGAGAAACGGCACAAATACTACCGACAGAAATGAAAACGGGGTCATCACTATGAATGCTTCTGACATGAAAAGGACACTAAAGGAATAGTACtgtgaaaattaatgaaagaaacctcattttattttttgttaagtaggctccacactccacatggaggccaacatggggcttgaactcagtactctgacatcaagacctgagctgacgtCCAGAGTCCAACACTCAAatgactttgccacccaggcaccccatgaaacTTCACTTTAAATGGAGTAGGGAGGCCAGAAGGAGGAGCTCTCACACCCCAGTATTCATTAATTAGAGACCCAACAGGAGAAGAAGACTTGTGAGTAGATACTATTGACTGCctcagcaggaggaagaaaggttTTCTTGCTCAGCAAAAACCCAGACAATGACAGACAGTCACAATTTAGCCAATGAGAAGGCACTACCCTTACTGGGAGTAAACTCCCAGTTTACTCCAATGGACTTTTTGCTTACAACAGCCCCTCTCAACTCCCCCGCCTTTCTCTATAAAAGAGCAGTCCTCTGCTTTGTCTTCCCGGATTGCCTCTGGTTTTGCCATTGCTTGCCTGTCCCGAATTGCAATTCTCtcctattcccaaataaacccactTGGCTAGAAAAATGACttgacagttttacttttaagGTTAACATTATCAACAATTCTATACCCATAAATTTTGTATCGATAAAAggataaaacaggaataaatataattataaacatatatgctcCTATCAAGAGAGCGCCAAAATACATGACACAAAAGCTGGtggtttctttcaaaatttcaagGAATGGGTACTTTCTACCATATTATGAAGAATTCTTGGATATACAGATGAAAAATTGAAATGTTACCATTTCGTCCATTAGGCAAGCATATCAATACACAAACatgacaaatataaaaatcacacGTTAAACTCAGAAACATCCTCTGATTCTGAATTCTCTCAGTTTTCTACAAGATGTCATTTTACCTATCTCTCTGAAATTAAGGGAAACTGCACTATTTTGCTCTATATTCCTTAAAACCCAGAGCATCCTGTCCAGTGATATTTTAACCAGTTTCAAATATTGGTCAGATTTTTATGTTCTGCaatcattttccaaataaatttgttatactgttttttttaaatattttatttgacagagagatcacaagcaggcacagaggcaggcagagagagaggggggaagcaggctccctgctgagcagagagcccgatgcggagctccatcccaggaccctgagaccatgatctgagccgaaggcagagacttaacccactgagccacccaggcacccctgttatacTGTTAAATAGTATATTTCTCTTATGTTTGATTTTGGAAACAGAATTATTAGAACAACTTGATGGAAATATATaagtacagtaaaaaaaaaattgtggagacTCTATAGCAATTTAGAAAaggtttattataaaattatagtgaAAATCAGGATATAAATTAGTAACTATGTAAAATATCTCTGCACTGAGATAAATTGAAGGCAGGGTGGGAAAAAAGATGCAGCTGATTGACATGGCTGAGATTGTGgaagatattttttgtttaacttaCCCATATTCCTGTTGTAATGGCGTGTGACTCAGTAAGCTCAGAtaggaagataaaaaataattagctTGAATGCATGGCAAACTTGGGTCTTCCTGGAGCCCTAAATGAACCCTTCCACTTCCAGCCCCAACACCAACTTGCTAGAGGCAGCAAGATGTGTTCttatttctgtgtctctgttgtgagaaagagaaatcagcCCTGAAAGCCCTGACATTCCTGGCACTCACAGCTCGGTGTCGGTGCTCTCCTGATGAACACAGAGCATGTCAGTACCACATGAGGCTACTCTATGACTGTTATGGCAGAAGACAAAAAGGGACTATTCTGCAATCGTGTCTGAACACAAAAACATGAACACAGTCCAAGCCATAAAAATGACCAAAGTCActgcttcttctttgccaatc encodes:
- the ZNF200 gene encoding zinc finger protein 200, translating into MAAKVVPMPLKPKRSFILRVPPDSKLGQDLLRDATSGPKTIHQLVLEHFLTFLPKPSLVQPNQKVKETLVIMKDVSSNFQNRLQHHPMVKLLPREGIQQKQDTVSLYLKTEPEELVVLEDLNVFHSQEECVSLDAAQQPTSEKEDNVGEMMLLANDVNLESEDLQKETIENEDHREEIADCDEVDRSMVSEESPYCHKDRLNTSIPKQRKMRNLLVTIENDTPLEELSKYVDINVIALTRNRRTRRWYTCPLCGKQFNESSYLISHQRTHTGEKPYDCSHCGKSFNHKTNLNKHERIHTGEKPYSCSQCGKNFRQNSHRSRHEGIHIREKIFKCPECGKTFPENKEFVLHLQSHEAERPYSCRKCGRRFGRLSNCTRHEKTHSACKTRKQKWDQERSDDPAST